In bacterium, the DNA window TAATCTTCTCTCCGCGCCCCTCGGGGACGCGACGCGAGGAGTTTGGTGGCGAACAGCGGCATCGAACGGGGCGTGGCGGTCTTCGGCTCGGCGGTCGCCGAGGAGGGTTCCCCGGAGTGGGAGCGCGCCGAGGCGGTCGGCGCCGAGATCGCGCGCCGCGGCCTGCCGACGGTCACCGGGGGCTACGGCGGCGTGATGGAGGCGGCCAGCCGCGGCGCGCGGCGCGCCGGCGGCGAGGTTGTCGGCGTGACCTGCCGCCTCTTCCGCGGGCGCTCCCCGAACCCGCACCTTACGCTGGAGATCGAGGAGCCGGACCTCGCGACGCGGACGGCGCGCCTCTTCGCGCTGG includes these proteins:
- a CDS encoding LOG family protein, producing MANSGIERGVAVFGSAVAEEGSPEWERAEAVGAEIARRGLPTVTGGYGGVMEAASRGARRAGGEVVGVTCRLFRGRSPNPHLTLEIEEPDLATRTARLFALAKGFVVLGGGVGTLAELALLWADAKAGSPRGPIVIWDDVWARTYGELEAAGRMEGGARRWTRLADRADAAVALALDAHVH